In Labilibaculum sp. DW002, one DNA window encodes the following:
- the traK gene encoding conjugative transposon protein TraK, producing the protein MKKLFDIQRKFRFTVYVLLITSLSMIGLSVYVFTISLNLVERSKQKIYVLDNGKSLLVALREDITENRNAEARDHVKRFHELFFTLEPDKQYIENNVREALHLSDRSAMDQYQSFKENNVYNQVIASDISMTVQTDSIELDFSAYPYRFHFFGKQKIVRKSNITIRNLSTSGAMRNISRTDNNPHGFLLENWRIEDNKDIETIRRKQF; encoded by the coding sequence ATGAAAAAACTATTTGATATCCAAAGAAAATTTAGGTTTACAGTTTATGTACTGCTCATTACCAGTCTTTCTATGATTGGGCTAAGTGTCTATGTGTTTACTATTTCCTTGAATCTGGTGGAGCGGTCCAAACAAAAAATCTATGTGCTGGATAATGGGAAATCTCTTTTGGTAGCGCTTCGGGAAGACATCACCGAGAACAGAAATGCGGAAGCCAGGGATCATGTCAAACGCTTTCATGAGTTGTTTTTCACTTTGGAACCTGACAAACAATACATCGAAAATAATGTCCGGGAAGCACTTCATTTGTCAGATCGTTCCGCCATGGATCAATATCAGTCTTTCAAGGAGAACAATGTCTACAATCAGGTGATCGCCTCAGATATTAGCATGACTGTGCAGACCGATTCCATAGAGCTGGATTTTTCAGCCTATCCTTACCGCTTTCATTTTTTTGGAAAGCAGAAAATTGTGCGCAAGTCCAACATTACGATTCGGAATTTAAGTACTTCCGGAGCTATGCGAAACATCTCCAGAACGGATAACAATCCCCATGGCTTTTTATTGGAGAACTGGAGGATAGAGGACAATAAGGACATTGAAACCATCAGAAGAAAACAATTCTAA
- a CDS encoding DUF3945 domain-containing protein, with the protein MEQTTRITKEEIPFEKLEKAGIKKDFVDRMESQELKDFLNGFRSAKLYTINAKINDEQYRIPTKIRLQKEEDGSVKVKVHPIQRLHIPDEYLGHKFTKEEKTALLEDKHLGKTIEMTNQKGEKDNYYLSLDAKTNELIPLRSKHINIPEKIKGASLSEEQKQQLAAGKKIHLDGMTGKNGKKFSASLQVDAANRSINFSGFKKEKEKEQEKEQKTEKKKGIKQKVG; encoded by the coding sequence ATGGAACAAACAACAAGAATTACCAAGGAAGAGATCCCTTTTGAAAAGCTGGAGAAAGCCGGGATCAAAAAAGACTTTGTAGATCGAATGGAAAGTCAGGAATTGAAAGATTTTTTAAATGGCTTTCGATCTGCTAAACTATACACGATCAATGCCAAAATTAATGATGAGCAATATCGGATTCCTACTAAAATCAGATTGCAGAAAGAGGAAGATGGCAGCGTGAAAGTAAAGGTGCATCCCATTCAACGCCTGCATATTCCTGATGAATATTTGGGACACAAATTTACCAAGGAAGAAAAAACAGCTCTTTTGGAAGACAAACACTTAGGAAAGACCATTGAGATGACCAATCAGAAGGGAGAAAAGGATAATTATTACCTCTCTTTGGATGCCAAAACCAATGAGCTGATTCCACTTCGTTCTAAGCATATTAATATCCCTGAAAAAATCAAGGGAGCAAGTCTTTCCGAAGAACAAAAACAGCAATTGGCAGCTGGAAAGAAAATCCATCTGGATGGAATGACCGGGAAAAATGGAAAGAAATTTTCAGCATCTCTTCAGGTAGATGCAGCCAATCGCAGCATCAACTTTTCCGGTTTTAAAAAGGAGAAAGAAAAGGAACAGGAGAAGGAGCAGAAGACCGAAAAAAAGAAAGGAATAAAACAGAAAGTAGGATAA
- the traM gene encoding conjugative transposon protein TraM, whose amino-acid sequence MRTYLQKNKALLILPIVLLPFVILIFYILGGGEKALKQNALANNKAEKEGANYFLPEAEKSIEIFDKMEAYQQQDLAVQLGNENAQQEHVLKEGEQEGSDSVVGTDSLLVLLQKNQKEDVSAQLLAHIRQKEILVRNDLEKEASPCQKKIQKSPVKKAVRPIPQEKQGRSKLVDSETGLEELEEVFDENISLNQENDSLKFYLEQTKSQLFQLKKQRLRSFTLEKKEKVSFNGKITSNSMIRAEIYESSKVLNGNRIKMRLLEDAWLDGRKVLENSFLYGICKINNERLYIRVSNFPVADYFLPVNLEIHDLDGLPGLYIPDNVSRRVSKEVGSRTNASSLWGMSNDPIANMGISAADQTTRSLLKRVRLKKVSIKKNTLVYLISKKQ is encoded by the coding sequence ATGAGAACTTATCTACAAAAAAATAAGGCCTTACTCATACTTCCTATAGTACTGCTTCCCTTTGTGATACTCATTTTCTACATTTTAGGAGGTGGAGAGAAGGCTTTAAAGCAAAATGCTCTTGCGAATAATAAGGCTGAAAAAGAAGGAGCTAATTACTTCCTGCCTGAAGCAGAAAAGAGCATAGAGATCTTTGATAAAATGGAAGCCTATCAACAGCAAGATTTGGCTGTTCAATTGGGAAATGAAAACGCTCAGCAAGAGCATGTTTTAAAGGAAGGAGAACAAGAAGGAAGTGACTCAGTTGTGGGAACAGACAGTCTTTTGGTCCTTTTGCAAAAAAATCAGAAGGAAGATGTTTCTGCTCAACTGCTGGCACACATTCGACAAAAGGAAATACTGGTTAGAAATGATTTGGAAAAGGAAGCTTCTCCATGTCAAAAGAAAATCCAGAAAAGTCCAGTTAAAAAAGCGGTAAGGCCAATACCTCAAGAAAAACAAGGGAGAAGCAAATTGGTAGATTCCGAAACAGGATTGGAAGAATTGGAGGAGGTCTTTGATGAAAATATCAGCCTGAATCAGGAAAATGATTCTTTGAAATTTTATCTGGAGCAAACAAAGAGTCAACTATTTCAGCTGAAAAAGCAAAGATTAAGGAGCTTCACATTGGAAAAGAAAGAGAAGGTGAGTTTCAATGGGAAGATTACTTCCAACTCCATGATTAGAGCTGAAATTTATGAAAGCAGCAAGGTGCTGAATGGGAACAGGATCAAAATGCGTTTACTCGAAGATGCCTGGCTGGACGGACGAAAAGTACTAGAAAATTCATTTTTATACGGGATATGTAAGATCAATAATGAGCGTCTGTACATACGAGTTTCCAATTTTCCTGTTGCAGATTATTTTTTGCCTGTGAACTTGGAAATTCATGATTTGGATGGTTTGCCAGGTTTGTACATCCCCGATAATGTGTCTAGAAGAGTGAGCAAAGAAGTGGGGAGCAGAACCAATGCTTCAAGCCTATGGGGAATGAGTAATGATCCAATAGCTAATATGGGCATTTCAGCAGCTGATCAAACAACACGAAGCCTTCTGAAAAGAGTAAGGCTGAAAAAAGTCAGTATCAAGAAAAATACCCTTGTTTATTTAATCAGTAAAAAGCAATAG
- a CDS encoding type IV secretory system conjugative DNA transfer family protein yields the protein MSDESRELVRLHEGFRFFSYFLLILSLYLSQMAFFKAIGIYQLELEALFAKLINIEFLSSPLYSKTVCMIFLIITCIGTKAKKDRELKISTLIFQVLFSLVLYWGSLLLVKCQAGLYLLFSFWGFVILNIAFDNISKLINVNLMKDRFNSENESFPQLQKLQENEYSVNLPTQFQNKGEAKQGWINVINPFRGSMVIGTPGSGKSFSVVLPFIKQHLNKGFCMCVYDFKFPDLSQVAYNHFLKAKKNKKLPAASAFYIINFDDIQKSYRCNPLAPELMESPIDAFESSRTVLYNLNREWIRKQGEFFSESAVSFFAAVIWFLKRYQNGQYCTLPHAIELLQLDYDDLFEVLSQEKDVVNIINPFLNAHQRGASEQLEGQLGSLKIAISKIISKEIYWICSGNDFSLDINDPKQPKVICLANNPLRIEMYGAVLSLYITRMLKVMNRKGQRKSSLIFDELPTIYFRGLDTLIATARSNRISTLLGMQTIDQLIRDYGKEQANAILTNIGNVFAGQSVGDTAKFIQSRMGKILQERQSVTINRNTQSTSFSTQMDYLVPEGKIATLPQGVMVGQIADNFGEEIAQKNFNALIQVDPHQVKREEKRYQSIPDIYQFDDVQEVLENNRSRICEDIQKILIECKISKQ from the coding sequence ATGAGTGATGAATCCAGAGAATTGGTAAGGTTGCATGAGGGATTTCGATTTTTTTCCTACTTCCTTTTGATCCTGTCTTTGTACTTGAGCCAAATGGCTTTTTTCAAAGCAATAGGGATTTACCAGCTGGAATTGGAAGCTCTGTTCGCCAAATTGATAAATATTGAGTTTTTGAGTTCACCACTTTACTCAAAGACGGTCTGTATGATTTTTTTAATCATTACCTGCATTGGAACCAAAGCCAAAAAGGACAGGGAATTGAAAATTTCCACTCTGATCTTTCAGGTTCTCTTTAGCTTGGTCCTTTACTGGGGAAGCTTACTGCTAGTCAAATGTCAGGCAGGCCTTTATCTTCTGTTTTCCTTTTGGGGCTTTGTGATTCTGAACATTGCCTTTGATAATATCTCTAAACTGATTAATGTGAACCTGATGAAAGATCGTTTCAACAGTGAGAATGAAAGTTTTCCACAACTTCAGAAGCTGCAAGAGAATGAGTATTCGGTCAATCTGCCCACTCAGTTTCAGAACAAAGGAGAAGCGAAGCAGGGGTGGATCAATGTGATCAATCCATTTCGAGGAAGCATGGTAATTGGAACACCTGGCTCTGGAAAATCCTTTTCCGTGGTACTGCCTTTTATCAAACAACACCTGAACAAAGGGTTTTGCATGTGCGTGTATGATTTTAAATTTCCGGATCTGTCCCAAGTGGCCTACAATCATTTTTTGAAGGCAAAAAAGAACAAGAAACTGCCAGCGGCTTCAGCCTTTTACATCATTAATTTTGATGACATCCAAAAATCCTATCGTTGCAATCCTTTGGCACCGGAACTGATGGAATCACCCATTGATGCCTTTGAATCTTCCAGAACGGTTCTTTACAATTTGAACCGGGAGTGGATCCGAAAGCAAGGAGAGTTCTTTTCCGAATCTGCCGTCTCCTTTTTTGCAGCGGTCATCTGGTTTTTGAAGCGCTACCAAAATGGGCAGTATTGCACACTGCCTCATGCCATAGAACTCTTGCAACTGGACTATGATGATCTTTTTGAAGTGCTTTCCCAGGAAAAAGATGTAGTGAACATCATCAACCCTTTTCTGAATGCACACCAAAGAGGAGCCAGTGAACAGCTGGAAGGACAGTTGGGGAGTTTAAAGATTGCCATTTCCAAGATCATCAGTAAGGAGATTTACTGGATTTGTTCAGGAAATGATTTCTCTTTGGATATCAATGATCCCAAACAGCCAAAGGTGATTTGTCTGGCTAACAATCCCCTTCGAATTGAGATGTACGGAGCCGTACTTTCCCTGTACATCACCAGAATGCTCAAGGTGATGAACCGAAAGGGGCAGCGCAAATCTTCTTTGATCTTTGATGAGCTGCCCACCATTTATTTTCGGGGTTTGGATACTCTGATCGCAACGGCCCGAAGCAATCGAATTTCAACCTTGCTGGGCATGCAGACAATTGATCAGTTGATTCGGGACTATGGGAAGGAACAGGCCAATGCCATTTTGACCAATATAGGGAATGTGTTTGCGGGTCAATCGGTTGGCGATACGGCCAAGTTCATTCAGAGCAGAATGGGGAAAATCCTGCAGGAGAGACAGTCCGTTACGATCAACAGAAACACACAATCCACTTCCTTTTCAACACAGATGGATTATCTGGTTCCGGAAGGGAAAATTGCCACCCTGCCGCAAGGAGTGATGGTGGGACAGATCGCCGACAATTTTGGAGAGGAGATCGCCCAAAAGAATTTCAACGCTTTGATTCAGGTGGATCCCCATCAGGTGAAAAGGGAAGAAAAGCGCTATCAGTCCATCCCTGATATTTATCAGTTTGATGATGTGCAGGAAGTGCTTGAAAACAATCGCAGCCGAATCTGCGAGGATATTCAGAAGATTTTGATTGAATGCAAAATCAGCAAGCAATAA
- a CDS encoding relaxase/mobilization nuclease domain-containing protein, translating to MVIVIHQTANTENAFLYNEKKVEQKAASYFYSKNTKAINPFFYDKSHRLKELTDIEKLNARVKNKCLHISVNPSVEDSQKLNDKMILKEIDNFMQHMGYGDQTYFIYKHKDLERTHFHIVSTRIDKLTGKKIKDNHERQKAQNYIKELELRHQLDNRKRCEKPVFKFSAKSRNIKQGLESLFYHINQLEEVNSKAIYDETLKLFNVEISRSGRGHVVFVTDGKGKVIRYPIRLSKFKEKPNFYQLEKKTSIKERVSISKDERISIGLKREFVKELLWQIRIKGMNENNTKQYRLKRKSKRK from the coding sequence ATGGTTATCGTTATCCATCAAACAGCCAATACTGAAAATGCTTTTCTCTATAATGAAAAGAAAGTGGAGCAGAAGGCAGCTAGTTATTTCTATAGCAAGAACACCAAAGCCATTAATCCCTTTTTTTACGACAAAAGTCATCGTTTAAAAGAGCTTACGGACATCGAAAAGCTCAATGCCCGAGTGAAAAACAAATGCCTTCACATCTCTGTAAATCCATCTGTAGAAGATTCCCAGAAATTAAATGATAAGATGATTCTAAAGGAAATTGACAATTTTATGCAACACATGGGCTATGGGGATCAGACTTACTTTATCTACAAGCACAAAGATTTGGAGAGGACGCATTTCCATATTGTATCTACTAGGATTGATAAGCTAACAGGCAAGAAAATAAAAGACAATCATGAGCGGCAGAAGGCTCAGAATTACATTAAAGAATTAGAGTTAAGGCATCAGTTGGATAATCGTAAAAGATGCGAGAAGCCAGTTTTTAAATTTTCTGCCAAAAGCCGAAACATCAAGCAAGGTCTGGAGAGTCTTTTCTATCATATCAACCAGTTGGAAGAAGTAAATTCAAAAGCAATTTATGATGAGACCTTGAAACTTTTCAATGTCGAAATCAGCAGATCAGGGAGAGGTCATGTTGTATTTGTGACCGATGGGAAAGGTAAAGTGATTCGCTACCCGATTCGACTGTCGAAGTTTAAAGAGAAGCCGAATTTTTACCAATTGGAGAAAAAGACATCAATAAAAGAAAGAGTTTCTATAAGTAAAGATGAAAGAATTAGTATTGGATTAAAAAGGGAGTTTGTAAAAGAATTATTGTGGCAGATTCGAATAAAGGGGATGAATGAAAATAATACTAAGCAGTATCGTTTAAAGAGAAAATCCAAAAGAAAATAA
- a CDS encoding DUF4138 domain-containing protein yields MKKYNITFFLLFPLILFAENQIKVCENKVIHLISEEEITYLQLGNQDLLLAGIVPEHPNLVRIKALVEFEGESSITLVSAGQLYTLILTYGTDPENAYLLQDFESREADLYLGQLMSKEALDDNCRRILARQKRSGRRHKMAKDGISLELRNIYLSNDVLFFEVGIKNDTDMGYDLESFQWWIADKRQFRASNAQEYQLRPRFQYYSLAYVPAKSSVREIFVLPKLNVPDQRVLRIEMLEKALGNTGRKLSLELENGDILKAENL; encoded by the coding sequence ATGAAAAAATACAATATTACCTTTTTCCTTTTGTTCCCATTAATACTGTTTGCAGAAAATCAGATTAAGGTCTGTGAGAACAAAGTTATTCATCTGATTTCAGAAGAGGAAATTACCTATTTACAGCTAGGTAATCAAGATTTACTTTTGGCTGGAATTGTACCTGAACATCCGAATTTGGTTCGCATCAAAGCTTTGGTCGAATTTGAAGGAGAAAGCTCCATTACTTTAGTTTCAGCTGGGCAGCTCTATACACTAATTCTGACATATGGGACAGACCCGGAAAATGCATATTTACTTCAGGATTTTGAATCCAGAGAAGCAGATTTATACTTGGGTCAGCTAATGAGTAAGGAAGCATTGGATGATAATTGCAGAAGAATTTTAGCCCGCCAAAAACGCAGTGGGAGAAGGCACAAAATGGCAAAAGACGGCATCAGTTTGGAGTTAAGGAACATTTATTTGAGCAATGATGTTTTGTTTTTTGAAGTTGGAATCAAAAACGACACGGACATGGGCTATGATTTGGAGAGCTTTCAATGGTGGATTGCTGATAAAAGACAGTTTCGGGCCAGTAATGCTCAGGAATACCAGTTGCGCCCCCGCTTTCAATATTACTCCCTAGCTTATGTTCCAGCCAAAAGCTCTGTCCGAGAAATTTTTGTTCTGCCCAAGCTGAATGTTCCCGATCAGCGGGTACTGCGAATTGAAATGCTGGAAAAAGCGCTGGGTAACACCGGAAGAAAGCTTAGTCTGGAATTGGAGAACGGAGATATTCTTAAGGCCGAAAATTTATAA
- the mobC gene encoding plasmid mobilization relaxosome protein MobC, whose translation MRPKTEKHEKLEHGVRIRLTKLEKRLLLKRCQKEGYRTMSDFCRAKLVKNREIRKIEVSEDFVQITKKLDYELNKIGVNLNQVSKNINAQQVHQFGPSDREVFLKVLKELRNCFSVLQKYMDVIE comes from the coding sequence ATGAGACCCAAGACAGAAAAACATGAGAAGCTAGAACATGGAGTTCGGATTCGTTTGACCAAACTAGAAAAGAGACTTCTTCTAAAAAGATGCCAGAAGGAAGGCTATCGAACGATGAGTGATTTTTGCAGGGCAAAGCTTGTGAAGAATAGGGAGATTCGAAAAATTGAAGTGAGTGAAGACTTTGTTCAGATTACTAAAAAGCTGGACTATGAACTCAACAAAATTGGAGTGAACCTCAATCAGGTATCTAAGAATATCAATGCTCAGCAAGTTCATCAATTTGGTCCTTCAGATCGTGAGGTCTTTTTAAAAGTTTTGAAAGAGCTCCGAAATTGTTTTTCCGTTTTGCAAAAGTATATGGATGTCATTGAATAA
- a CDS encoding helix-turn-helix domain-containing protein, translating into MEYRTMNRKELAMELDISISTLGRRMKKLNPVFLEHIKGHYLLLENEVKYIHENVEWRTKWEIGILERK; encoded by the coding sequence ATGGAATACAGAACAATGAACAGAAAAGAGCTTGCAATGGAATTAGACATTTCCATTTCAACTCTTGGCCGAAGAATGAAAAAATTGAATCCTGTCTTTTTGGAACACATCAAAGGACATTACCTCTTACTTGAAAACGAAGTCAAATACATTCATGAAAATGTGGAATGGAGAACCAAATGGGAAATTGGCATACTTGAAAGAAAATAG